In one window of Falco cherrug isolate bFalChe1 chromosome 12, bFalChe1.pri, whole genome shotgun sequence DNA:
- the ZNF644 gene encoding zinc finger protein 644 isoform X6 has translation MDDLEINTEVTGAKEEEEILCGDNFISEEEGGIPKPQESDTSFQKNSTLTLPEELSRDRSEKALSGGQTSLFIHAGAPTVSSENFILSRGTAVNGPVSHSTSTKTSIMNKGSVSLTTGQPVGHHTDSCSTLTVVHDLQLPAKSATQKSNQHQVLFLLPDVAHAKNLTHSIKNLPTSASIGCDSQKSVGNSVDSTLVGQVEVCEDDKNLLVKDDCVDTLTDISSGTGGFTSGCDPSWDPQKEFIQFLMTNEETMEKSPIHCKVGLEKKRKRKMDVSKITRYTEDCFGHTSCIPSKSKLLDVDFLEQNEELQIVEPQKYSLSKVKPESTDEELEAVDAIQQLIYSPTSNCAEDTSPVHTSTFLSNTLKNKCEQNDSESPSTFSTDEPSFYPCTKCNVNFREKKHLHRHMMYHLDGNSHFRHLNVPRPYACRECGRTFRDRNSLLKHMIIHQERRQKLMEEIRELKELQDEGRSARLQCPQCVFGTNCPKTFVQHAKTHEKDKRYYCCEECNFMAVTENELECHRGIAHGAVVKCSIIGSDMSQRKTQKKASLKDPYLGSSKKSSTYVCKMCPFTTSARSILKKHMEYLHPASCIDPFGSHLRLEKRKGSIIEESLDFGSRTKQLIKQSSTFPKNSVLKQDVKRSFGSASQSTSFAKLHKRPYRIQKARKSVSQSSKLNSAEKKDSYETEDDSSWDNVELCDYTTQSVEDESYSDINQEHVNLFPIFKGKMEDHEAGDKSSLSYEQNDGFYFEYYEDAEGSNFLHDLHDPQNLENVGSALPKHNSVFHWTDLSLEKKSCPYCPATFETGVGLSNHVRGHLHRAGLSYEARHVVSPEQIATSDKMQHFKRTGTGTPVKRVRKAIEKSETTSEHTCQLCGGWFDTKIGLSNHVRGHLKRLGKTKWDAHKSPICVLNEMMQNEEKYEKILKALNSRRIIPRPFVAQKFASNDDFLSQNVIPLEAYHNGLKTEDTSVSASEEEGLNFLNECDETKAVLHDEKKNQSLTLIELLKNKRLGEERNPDISPQKIHNQTARKRFVQKCVLPLNEDSPLMYQPQKMDLTMQSEDTDCKR, from the exons ATGGATGATTTAGAGATAAATACTGAAGTCACTGGTGctaaagaagaagaagaaatcctATGTGGTGATAATTTCATATCTGAGGAAGAAGGTGGCATTCCTAAACCACAAGAGAGCGACACGTCGTTTCAGAAGAACAGTACATTGACTCTGCCTGAGGAGTTATCAAGGGATAGATCTGAAAAAGCCTTAAGCGGAGGCCAGACTTCTCTATTTATACACGCTGGTGCTCCTACTGTTTCTAGCGAAAACTTTATCTTGTCTAGAGGAACTGCTGTTAATGGACCAGTTTCACACTCCACCTCAACTAAGACTTCCATTATGAATAAAGGCAGTGTTTCATTAACCACTGGACAGCCTGTAGGTCATCACACAGATTCCTGCTCAACTTTGACAGTGGTTCATGATCTTCAGCTGCCTGCAAAGAGTGCAACACAGAAATCAAATCAGCaccaagttttatttttgttacctgATGTAGCACATGCTAAGAACCTGACTCATTCCATTAAAAATCTACCTACCTCTGCTTCAATTGGTTGTGATTCACAGAAATCAGTAGGAAATAGTGTAGATAGCACTTTAGTAGGCCAAGTAGAAGTTTGTGAGGATGATAAAAATCTGCTAGTAAAAGACGACTGTGTTGATACATTAACAGACATTTCCTCAGGTACAGGTGGTTTCACATCGGGTTGTGATCCCAGCTGGGATCCACAAAAAGAGTTTATACAGTTTCTTATgacaaatgaagaaacaatgGAGAAGTCTCCTATTCACTGTAAAGTAGGCTTAGAAAAAAAGcgaaaaaggaaaatggatgtTAGTAAAATAACACGCTATACTGAAGACTGTTTTGGTCATACCAGTTGTATTCCTAGTAAATCGAAACTATTAGATGTTGACTTCTTAGAGCAGAATGAGGAGTTACAAATAGTAGAACCGCAGAAATATTCATTGAGTAAAGTAAAGCCTGAATCCACAGATGAAGAGCTTGAAGCTGTTGATGCTATCCAGCAGCTCATTTATAGTCCCACTAGTAACTGTGCAGAAGATACTTCTCCTGTTCACACTAGCACTTTTCTTTccaatactttaaaaaacaaatgtgaacAGAATGATTCTGAATCGCCATCTACTTTCAGTACTGATGAACCATCATTTTATCCCTGTACAAAGTGCAATGTGAATTTTAGGGAGAAGAAACATCTGCATAGGCATATGATGTACCATTTAGATGGGAACAGTCATTTCCGACATCTCAATGTCCCCAGGCCCTATGCATGTAGGGAATGTGGAAGGACATTTCGAGATCGTAATTCACTTCTTAAACATATGATAATTCACcaggaaagaaggcagaaactGATGGAAGAAATCCGTGAGCTGAAAGAACTTCAGGATGAGGGTAGGAGCGCACGGTTACAGTGCCCACAGTGTGTATTTGGTACCAATTGTCCCAAAACGTTTGTGCAGCATGCAAAGACccatgaaaaagataaaagatatTATTGCTGTGAGGAATGCAATTTCATGGCTGTGACAGAAAATGAACTGGAATGCCATCGAGGGATCGCTCATGGAGCAGTAGTCAAATGTTCCATTATCGGTAGCGATATGTCccagaggaaaacacagaaaaaggcatcCTTGAAAGATCCATATTTGGGATCCTCAAAAAAATCATCAACGTATGTGTGTAAGATGTGTCCATTTACTACTTCAGctagaagcattttaaaaaaacacatggaaTATTTGCACCCAGCATCGTGCATTGATCCCTTTGGTAGCCATCTTAgactagaaaaaagaaaaggaagcataaTAGAAGAATCTTTAGATTTTGGTAGCAGGACAAAACAGTTGATCAAACAATCTTCTACTTTTCCAAAGAACtctgttttaaaacaggatGTAAAAAGATCATTTGGCTCTGCTTCACAGTCCACTAGCTTCGCAAAACTTCACAAGAGACCCTACAGGATACAGAAGGCTCGGAAAAGCGTTTCACAGTCATCT AAACTTaactctgctgaaaaaaaagacagctatGAAACGGAGGATGACAGTTCATGGGATAATGTTGAACTATGTGATTACACTACACAGTCTGTGGAGGATGAATCTTACAGTGATATTAATCAGGAGCATGTAAACCTATTCCCCATATTCAAAGGTAAAATGGAAGATCATGAAGCTGGTGATAAATCTTCACTTAGTTATGAGCAGAATGATGGCTTTTATTTTGAGTATTATGAAGATGCTGAGGGTAGTAACTTCCTGCATGATTTGCATGATCCTCAGAATTTAGAAAATGTAGGATCGGCATTGCCAAAGCATAATTCAGTTTTCCACTGGACGGATTTGTCGCTTGAAAAGAAGTCCTGTCCGTACTGTCCAGCAACCTTCGAAACAGGTGTTGGACTGTCCAATCATGTCAGAGGACATCTTCACAGAGCCGGACTGAGCTATGAAGCCCGTCATGTTGTTTCACCAGAACAGATAGCAACAAGTGacaaaatgcaacattttaaaagaactggAACAGGAACGCCTGTTAAACGTGTTAGAAAAG cGATCGAGAAATCTGAAACAACTTCTGAGCATACATGTCAGCTCTGTGGAGGCTGGTTTGATACTAAAATTGGATTGTCTAATCATGTGCGAGGACACCTGAAAAGGCTTGGTAAAACCAAGTGGGACGCACACAAGTCTCCGATCTGTGTTCTGAATGAGATGATGCAAAATGAAGAGAAGTATGAAAAAATCCTAAAGGCTTTGAACAGTCGCCGCATTATTCCCAGACCGTTTGTTGCTCAGAAATTTGCATCAAATGATGACTTTTTATCTCAGAATGTTATACCTCTTGAAGCATACCATAATGGCCTAAAGACTGAAGATACATCTGTGTCTGCATCGGAGGAAGAAGGGCTGAATTTCCTAAATGAATGTgatgaaacaaaagcagtactacatgatgaaaaaaaaaatcagtcactTACACTGATAGAACTCCTGAAAAATAAGAGGttaggagaagaaagaaatcctgaTATTTCTCCACAAAAGATTCATAATCAAACTGCAAGAAAGAGGTTTGTTCAGAAATGTGTTCTTCCATTAAATGAAGACAGTCCATTGATGTATCAGCCACAAAAAATGGACTTGACTATGCAGTCAG AGGACACTGACTGCAAGAGGTAG
- the ZNF644 gene encoding zinc finger protein 644 isoform X5, whose product MDDLEINTEVTGAKEEEEILCGDNFISEEEGGIPKPQESDTSFQKNSTLTLPEELSRDRSEKALSGGQTSLFIHAGAPTVSSENFILSRGTAVNGPVSHSTSTKTSIMNKGSVSLTTGQPVGHHTDSCSTLTVVHDLQLPAKSATQKSNQHQVLFLLPDVAHAKNLTHSIKNLPTSASIGCDSQKSVGNSVDSTLVGQVEVCEDDKNLLVKDDCVDTLTDISSGTGGFTSGCDPSWDPQKEFIQFLMTNEETMEKSPIHCKVGLEKKRKRKMDVSKITRYTEDCFGHTSCIPSKSKLLDVDFLEQNEELQIVEPQKYSLSKVKPESTDEELEAVDAIQQLIYSPTSNCAEDTSPVHTSTFLSNTLKNKCEQNDSESPSTFSTDEPSFYPCTKCNVNFREKKHLHRHMMYHLDGNSHFRHLNVPRPYACRECGRTFRDRNSLLKHMIIHQERRQKLMEEIRELKELQDEGRSARLQCPQCVFGTNCPKTFVQHAKTHEKDKRYYCCEECNFMAVTENELECHRGIAHGAVVKCSIIGSDMSQRKTQKKASLKDPYLGSSKKSSTYVCKMCPFTTSARSILKKHMEYLHPASCIDPFGSHLRLEKRKGSIIEESLDFGSRTKQLIKQSSTFPKNSVLKQDVKRSFGSASQSTSFAKLHKRPYRIQKARKSVSQSSKLNSAEKKDSYETEDDSSWDNVELCDYTTQSVEDESYSDINQEHVNLFPIFKGKMEDHEAGDKSSLSYEQNDGFYFEYYEDAEGSNFLHDLHDPQNLENVGSALPKHNSVFHWTDLSLEKKSCPYCPATFETGVGLSNHVRGHLHRAGLSYEARHVVSPEQIATSDKMQHFKRTGTGTPVKRVRKAIEKSETTSEHTCQLCGGWFDTKIGLSNHVRGHLKRLGKTKWDAHKSPICVLNEMMQNEEKYEKILKALNSRRIIPRPFVAQKFASNDDFLSQNVIPLEAYHNGLKTEDTSVSASEEEGLNFLNECDETKAVLHDEKKNQSLTLIELLKNKRLGEERNPDISPQKIHNQTARKRFVQKCVLPLNEDSPLMYQPQKMDLTMQSALDCKQKKSRSRSGSKKKMLPLPHSADEVYILRCRFCGLVFRGPLSVQEDWIKHLQRHIVNANLPRTGAGMVEVTSLLKKPASITETSFSLLMAEAAS is encoded by the exons ATGGATGATTTAGAGATAAATACTGAAGTCACTGGTGctaaagaagaagaagaaatcctATGTGGTGATAATTTCATATCTGAGGAAGAAGGTGGCATTCCTAAACCACAAGAGAGCGACACGTCGTTTCAGAAGAACAGTACATTGACTCTGCCTGAGGAGTTATCAAGGGATAGATCTGAAAAAGCCTTAAGCGGAGGCCAGACTTCTCTATTTATACACGCTGGTGCTCCTACTGTTTCTAGCGAAAACTTTATCTTGTCTAGAGGAACTGCTGTTAATGGACCAGTTTCACACTCCACCTCAACTAAGACTTCCATTATGAATAAAGGCAGTGTTTCATTAACCACTGGACAGCCTGTAGGTCATCACACAGATTCCTGCTCAACTTTGACAGTGGTTCATGATCTTCAGCTGCCTGCAAAGAGTGCAACACAGAAATCAAATCAGCaccaagttttatttttgttacctgATGTAGCACATGCTAAGAACCTGACTCATTCCATTAAAAATCTACCTACCTCTGCTTCAATTGGTTGTGATTCACAGAAATCAGTAGGAAATAGTGTAGATAGCACTTTAGTAGGCCAAGTAGAAGTTTGTGAGGATGATAAAAATCTGCTAGTAAAAGACGACTGTGTTGATACATTAACAGACATTTCCTCAGGTACAGGTGGTTTCACATCGGGTTGTGATCCCAGCTGGGATCCACAAAAAGAGTTTATACAGTTTCTTATgacaaatgaagaaacaatgGAGAAGTCTCCTATTCACTGTAAAGTAGGCTTAGAAAAAAAGcgaaaaaggaaaatggatgtTAGTAAAATAACACGCTATACTGAAGACTGTTTTGGTCATACCAGTTGTATTCCTAGTAAATCGAAACTATTAGATGTTGACTTCTTAGAGCAGAATGAGGAGTTACAAATAGTAGAACCGCAGAAATATTCATTGAGTAAAGTAAAGCCTGAATCCACAGATGAAGAGCTTGAAGCTGTTGATGCTATCCAGCAGCTCATTTATAGTCCCACTAGTAACTGTGCAGAAGATACTTCTCCTGTTCACACTAGCACTTTTCTTTccaatactttaaaaaacaaatgtgaacAGAATGATTCTGAATCGCCATCTACTTTCAGTACTGATGAACCATCATTTTATCCCTGTACAAAGTGCAATGTGAATTTTAGGGAGAAGAAACATCTGCATAGGCATATGATGTACCATTTAGATGGGAACAGTCATTTCCGACATCTCAATGTCCCCAGGCCCTATGCATGTAGGGAATGTGGAAGGACATTTCGAGATCGTAATTCACTTCTTAAACATATGATAATTCACcaggaaagaaggcagaaactGATGGAAGAAATCCGTGAGCTGAAAGAACTTCAGGATGAGGGTAGGAGCGCACGGTTACAGTGCCCACAGTGTGTATTTGGTACCAATTGTCCCAAAACGTTTGTGCAGCATGCAAAGACccatgaaaaagataaaagatatTATTGCTGTGAGGAATGCAATTTCATGGCTGTGACAGAAAATGAACTGGAATGCCATCGAGGGATCGCTCATGGAGCAGTAGTCAAATGTTCCATTATCGGTAGCGATATGTCccagaggaaaacacagaaaaaggcatcCTTGAAAGATCCATATTTGGGATCCTCAAAAAAATCATCAACGTATGTGTGTAAGATGTGTCCATTTACTACTTCAGctagaagcattttaaaaaaacacatggaaTATTTGCACCCAGCATCGTGCATTGATCCCTTTGGTAGCCATCTTAgactagaaaaaagaaaaggaagcataaTAGAAGAATCTTTAGATTTTGGTAGCAGGACAAAACAGTTGATCAAACAATCTTCTACTTTTCCAAAGAACtctgttttaaaacaggatGTAAAAAGATCATTTGGCTCTGCTTCACAGTCCACTAGCTTCGCAAAACTTCACAAGAGACCCTACAGGATACAGAAGGCTCGGAAAAGCGTTTCACAGTCATCT AAACTTaactctgctgaaaaaaaagacagctatGAAACGGAGGATGACAGTTCATGGGATAATGTTGAACTATGTGATTACACTACACAGTCTGTGGAGGATGAATCTTACAGTGATATTAATCAGGAGCATGTAAACCTATTCCCCATATTCAAAGGTAAAATGGAAGATCATGAAGCTGGTGATAAATCTTCACTTAGTTATGAGCAGAATGATGGCTTTTATTTTGAGTATTATGAAGATGCTGAGGGTAGTAACTTCCTGCATGATTTGCATGATCCTCAGAATTTAGAAAATGTAGGATCGGCATTGCCAAAGCATAATTCAGTTTTCCACTGGACGGATTTGTCGCTTGAAAAGAAGTCCTGTCCGTACTGTCCAGCAACCTTCGAAACAGGTGTTGGACTGTCCAATCATGTCAGAGGACATCTTCACAGAGCCGGACTGAGCTATGAAGCCCGTCATGTTGTTTCACCAGAACAGATAGCAACAAGTGacaaaatgcaacattttaaaagaactggAACAGGAACGCCTGTTAAACGTGTTAGAAAAG cGATCGAGAAATCTGAAACAACTTCTGAGCATACATGTCAGCTCTGTGGAGGCTGGTTTGATACTAAAATTGGATTGTCTAATCATGTGCGAGGACACCTGAAAAGGCTTGGTAAAACCAAGTGGGACGCACACAAGTCTCCGATCTGTGTTCTGAATGAGATGATGCAAAATGAAGAGAAGTATGAAAAAATCCTAAAGGCTTTGAACAGTCGCCGCATTATTCCCAGACCGTTTGTTGCTCAGAAATTTGCATCAAATGATGACTTTTTATCTCAGAATGTTATACCTCTTGAAGCATACCATAATGGCCTAAAGACTGAAGATACATCTGTGTCTGCATCGGAGGAAGAAGGGCTGAATTTCCTAAATGAATGTgatgaaacaaaagcagtactacatgatgaaaaaaaaaatcagtcactTACACTGATAGAACTCCTGAAAAATAAGAGGttaggagaagaaagaaatcctgaTATTTCTCCACAAAAGATTCATAATCAAACTGCAAGAAAGAGGTTTGTTCAGAAATGTGTTCTTCCATTAAATGAAGACAGTCCATTGATGTATCAGCCACAAAAAATGGACTTGACTATGCAGTCAG
- the ZNF644 gene encoding zinc finger protein 644 isoform X4 encodes MDDLEINTEVTGAKEEEEILCGDNFISEEEGGIPKPQESDTSFQKNSTLTLPEELSRDRSEKALSGGQTSLFIHAGAPTVSSENFILSRGTAVNGPVSHSTSTKTSIMNKGSVSLTTGQPVGHHTDSCSTLTVVHDLQLPAKSATQKSNQHQVLFLLPDVAHAKNLTHSIKNLPTSASIGCDSQKSVGNSVDSTLVGQVEVCEDDKNLLVKDDCVDTLTDISSGTGGFTSGCDPSWDPQKEFIQFLMTNEETMEKSPIHCKVGLEKKRKRKMDVSKITRYTEDCFGHTSCIPSKSKLLDVDFLEQNEELQIVEPQKYSLSKVKPESTDEELEAVDAIQQLIYSPTSNCAEDTSPVHTSTFLSNTLKNKCEQNDSESPSTFSTDEPSFYPCTKCNVNFREKKHLHRHMMYHLDGNSHFRHLNVPRPYACRECGRTFRDRNSLLKHMIIHQERRQKLMEEIRELKELQDEGRSARLQCPQCVFGTNCPKTFVQHAKTHEKDKRYYCCEECNFMAVTENELECHRGIAHGAVVKCSIIGSDMSQRKTQKKASLKDPYLGSSKKSSTYVCKMCPFTTSARSILKKHMEYLHPASCIDPFGSHLRLEKRKGSIIEESLDFGSRTKQLIKQSSTFPKNSVLKQDVKRSFGSASQSTSFAKLHKRPYRIQKARKSVSQSSKLNSAEKKDSYETEDDSSWDNVELCDYTTQSVEDESYSDINQEHVNLFPIFKGKMEDHEAGDKSSLSYEQNDGFYFEYYEDAEGSNFLHDLHDPQNLENVGSALPKHNSVFHWTDLSLEKKSCPYCPATFETGVGLSNHVRGHLHRAGLSYEARHVVSPEQIATSDKMQHFKRTGTGTPVKRVRKAIEKSETTSEHTCQLCGGWFDTKIGLSNHVRGHLKRLGKTKWDAHKSPICVLNEMMQNEEKYEKILKALNSRRIIPRPFVAQKFASNDDFLSQNVIPLEAYHNGLKTEDTSVSASEEEGLNFLNECDETKAVLHDEKKNQSLTLIELLKNKRLGEERNPDISPQKIHNQTARKRFVQKCVLPLNEDSPLMYQPQKMDLTMQSGMPVKLRTCVHCNTTFTSAVSLSNHLRAYARKKSAGLLTGTALDCKQKKSRSRSGSKKKMLPLPHSADEVYILRCRFCGLVFRGPLSVQEDWIKHLQRHIVNANLPRTGAGMVEVTSLLKKPASITETSFSLLMAEAAS; translated from the exons ATGGATGATTTAGAGATAAATACTGAAGTCACTGGTGctaaagaagaagaagaaatcctATGTGGTGATAATTTCATATCTGAGGAAGAAGGTGGCATTCCTAAACCACAAGAGAGCGACACGTCGTTTCAGAAGAACAGTACATTGACTCTGCCTGAGGAGTTATCAAGGGATAGATCTGAAAAAGCCTTAAGCGGAGGCCAGACTTCTCTATTTATACACGCTGGTGCTCCTACTGTTTCTAGCGAAAACTTTATCTTGTCTAGAGGAACTGCTGTTAATGGACCAGTTTCACACTCCACCTCAACTAAGACTTCCATTATGAATAAAGGCAGTGTTTCATTAACCACTGGACAGCCTGTAGGTCATCACACAGATTCCTGCTCAACTTTGACAGTGGTTCATGATCTTCAGCTGCCTGCAAAGAGTGCAACACAGAAATCAAATCAGCaccaagttttatttttgttacctgATGTAGCACATGCTAAGAACCTGACTCATTCCATTAAAAATCTACCTACCTCTGCTTCAATTGGTTGTGATTCACAGAAATCAGTAGGAAATAGTGTAGATAGCACTTTAGTAGGCCAAGTAGAAGTTTGTGAGGATGATAAAAATCTGCTAGTAAAAGACGACTGTGTTGATACATTAACAGACATTTCCTCAGGTACAGGTGGTTTCACATCGGGTTGTGATCCCAGCTGGGATCCACAAAAAGAGTTTATACAGTTTCTTATgacaaatgaagaaacaatgGAGAAGTCTCCTATTCACTGTAAAGTAGGCTTAGAAAAAAAGcgaaaaaggaaaatggatgtTAGTAAAATAACACGCTATACTGAAGACTGTTTTGGTCATACCAGTTGTATTCCTAGTAAATCGAAACTATTAGATGTTGACTTCTTAGAGCAGAATGAGGAGTTACAAATAGTAGAACCGCAGAAATATTCATTGAGTAAAGTAAAGCCTGAATCCACAGATGAAGAGCTTGAAGCTGTTGATGCTATCCAGCAGCTCATTTATAGTCCCACTAGTAACTGTGCAGAAGATACTTCTCCTGTTCACACTAGCACTTTTCTTTccaatactttaaaaaacaaatgtgaacAGAATGATTCTGAATCGCCATCTACTTTCAGTACTGATGAACCATCATTTTATCCCTGTACAAAGTGCAATGTGAATTTTAGGGAGAAGAAACATCTGCATAGGCATATGATGTACCATTTAGATGGGAACAGTCATTTCCGACATCTCAATGTCCCCAGGCCCTATGCATGTAGGGAATGTGGAAGGACATTTCGAGATCGTAATTCACTTCTTAAACATATGATAATTCACcaggaaagaaggcagaaactGATGGAAGAAATCCGTGAGCTGAAAGAACTTCAGGATGAGGGTAGGAGCGCACGGTTACAGTGCCCACAGTGTGTATTTGGTACCAATTGTCCCAAAACGTTTGTGCAGCATGCAAAGACccatgaaaaagataaaagatatTATTGCTGTGAGGAATGCAATTTCATGGCTGTGACAGAAAATGAACTGGAATGCCATCGAGGGATCGCTCATGGAGCAGTAGTCAAATGTTCCATTATCGGTAGCGATATGTCccagaggaaaacacagaaaaaggcatcCTTGAAAGATCCATATTTGGGATCCTCAAAAAAATCATCAACGTATGTGTGTAAGATGTGTCCATTTACTACTTCAGctagaagcattttaaaaaaacacatggaaTATTTGCACCCAGCATCGTGCATTGATCCCTTTGGTAGCCATCTTAgactagaaaaaagaaaaggaagcataaTAGAAGAATCTTTAGATTTTGGTAGCAGGACAAAACAGTTGATCAAACAATCTTCTACTTTTCCAAAGAACtctgttttaaaacaggatGTAAAAAGATCATTTGGCTCTGCTTCACAGTCCACTAGCTTCGCAAAACTTCACAAGAGACCCTACAGGATACAGAAGGCTCGGAAAAGCGTTTCACAGTCATCT AAACTTaactctgctgaaaaaaaagacagctatGAAACGGAGGATGACAGTTCATGGGATAATGTTGAACTATGTGATTACACTACACAGTCTGTGGAGGATGAATCTTACAGTGATATTAATCAGGAGCATGTAAACCTATTCCCCATATTCAAAGGTAAAATGGAAGATCATGAAGCTGGTGATAAATCTTCACTTAGTTATGAGCAGAATGATGGCTTTTATTTTGAGTATTATGAAGATGCTGAGGGTAGTAACTTCCTGCATGATTTGCATGATCCTCAGAATTTAGAAAATGTAGGATCGGCATTGCCAAAGCATAATTCAGTTTTCCACTGGACGGATTTGTCGCTTGAAAAGAAGTCCTGTCCGTACTGTCCAGCAACCTTCGAAACAGGTGTTGGACTGTCCAATCATGTCAGAGGACATCTTCACAGAGCCGGACTGAGCTATGAAGCCCGTCATGTTGTTTCACCAGAACAGATAGCAACAAGTGacaaaatgcaacattttaaaagaactggAACAGGAACGCCTGTTAAACGTGTTAGAAAAG cGATCGAGAAATCTGAAACAACTTCTGAGCATACATGTCAGCTCTGTGGAGGCTGGTTTGATACTAAAATTGGATTGTCTAATCATGTGCGAGGACACCTGAAAAGGCTTGGTAAAACCAAGTGGGACGCACACAAGTCTCCGATCTGTGTTCTGAATGAGATGATGCAAAATGAAGAGAAGTATGAAAAAATCCTAAAGGCTTTGAACAGTCGCCGCATTATTCCCAGACCGTTTGTTGCTCAGAAATTTGCATCAAATGATGACTTTTTATCTCAGAATGTTATACCTCTTGAAGCATACCATAATGGCCTAAAGACTGAAGATACATCTGTGTCTGCATCGGAGGAAGAAGGGCTGAATTTCCTAAATGAATGTgatgaaacaaaagcagtactacatgatgaaaaaaaaaatcagtcactTACACTGATAGAACTCCTGAAAAATAAGAGGttaggagaagaaagaaatcctgaTATTTCTCCACAAAAGATTCATAATCAAACTGCAAGAAAGAGGTTTGTTCAGAAATGTGTTCTTCCATTAAATGAAGACAGTCCATTGATGTATCAGCCACAAAAAATGGACTTGACTATGCAGTCAG GTATGCCTGTGAAGCTTAGAACGTGTGTGCATTGCAATACGACGTTTACAAGTGCTGTTAGCCTGTCCAACCACTTACGCGCTTATGCACGAAAGAAGAGTGCTGGACTTTTGACTGGGACAG